From a single Mycolicibacterium mengxianglii genomic region:
- a CDS encoding amidase, giving the protein MTRISAFADDALADLDAVGVAEAIAGGAISRTEAVEAAIARTEAVNPQLNGVAYRAFEPARARAAAPNPFGGFFDGVPTYLKDNVTVAGMPTMEGTDAWLPRPAHANGDFAREFLATGLVPLGKTQMSEFGLSASAEHPRLGPVRNPWHPEHTAGASSSGAAAFVAAGVVPIAHANDGGGSIRIPASCTGLVGLKPTRGRLPLDKNMRQMPIRIVANGVVTRTVRDTAAFYREIERSWRNTRLPAIGDVTGPGRARLRVAVFTTSVRRECAPEVRDLTLKTAALVESLGHRVDLIDSAPPIPSSFADDFLLYWALLAMALVRGGKRTFGDSFDRNKLDNLTLGLDRFAAHNLHRLPLAMARLARIRRHTARLTRDYDILLTPTLADEPPRIGHLDPTADHEQIIGRLSDWVAFTPLQNVSGEPAISLPLAQSAAGLPVGMMFSAPAGAEARLLELAYELEQAQPFATLAPRGR; this is encoded by the coding sequence ATGACCCGGATCTCGGCATTCGCCGATGACGCGCTGGCCGACCTGGATGCGGTCGGGGTCGCCGAAGCCATCGCCGGCGGAGCCATCAGCCGGACCGAGGCCGTCGAAGCGGCGATCGCTCGTACCGAGGCGGTGAACCCACAGCTCAACGGCGTGGCCTATCGCGCCTTCGAACCGGCACGGGCCCGGGCGGCCGCGCCCAACCCGTTCGGCGGGTTCTTCGACGGCGTGCCGACCTACCTCAAGGACAACGTCACTGTCGCGGGGATGCCGACGATGGAGGGCACCGATGCGTGGCTGCCCCGGCCGGCGCATGCCAACGGCGACTTCGCTCGCGAGTTCCTGGCAACCGGACTCGTCCCGCTGGGCAAGACGCAGATGTCGGAGTTCGGGCTCAGCGCCTCCGCCGAACACCCGCGGCTGGGTCCGGTGCGGAATCCGTGGCATCCCGAACACACCGCGGGAGCCTCGTCCTCCGGCGCCGCAGCATTCGTCGCTGCGGGTGTGGTGCCGATTGCCCATGCCAACGATGGTGGCGGGTCGATCCGCATCCCCGCCTCCTGTACCGGACTGGTCGGCCTCAAACCCACCCGTGGCCGCCTACCGCTGGACAAGAACATGCGTCAGATGCCGATCCGCATCGTCGCCAACGGCGTGGTGACCCGCACCGTCCGCGACACCGCGGCGTTCTACCGCGAGATCGAACGGTCGTGGCGCAACACCCGGCTGCCTGCCATCGGCGACGTGACCGGCCCCGGGCGCGCCCGGCTGCGGGTGGCGGTGTTCACCACATCGGTACGACGGGAGTGTGCCCCGGAAGTGCGGGACCTCACCTTGAAGACCGCAGCGCTGGTCGAGAGCCTCGGGCACCGCGTCGACCTGATCGACTCCGCGCCCCCGATCCCGTCGTCGTTCGCCGATGACTTCCTCTTGTACTGGGCTTTACTCGCAATGGCATTGGTACGCGGAGGCAAGCGGACGTTCGGCGACTCCTTCGACCGCAACAAGTTGGACAACCTGACTCTTGGACTCGATCGCTTCGCCGCCCACAATCTGCACCGGCTGCCGCTGGCGATGGCGCGTCTGGCGCGCATCCGCAGGCACACCGCCCGGCTGACCCGTGACTACGACATCCTGCTCACCCCGACACTCGCCGATGAACCGCCACGAATCGGTCATCTCGATCCCACCGCGGACCACGAGCAGATCATCGGGAGGCTGTCGGACTGGGTGGCGTTCACCCCGCTGCAGAACGTCAGCGGAGAACCGGCGATCTCGTTACCGCTGGCACAGTCGGCGGCCGGACTGCCCGTCGGCATGATGTTCTCGGCGCCGGCCGGAGCAGAAGCCAGGCTGCTGGAGCTGGCCTACGAACTGGAGCAAGCGCAGCCATTCGCCACACTCGCGCCGCGGGGGCGCTGA
- a CDS encoding primary-amine oxidase produces the protein MTMDSTVLSTPGTGDSVRYPLDPLSGSEIESAARIITESEYGTPTLKFVMIQLAEPEKTPELRFDPALTVPRQAFVSMYDGAAKMIYEAVVDIHAGTIDSWTAIPGRFPSYLVEHMTGVEEKVREDPRWQEAMRKRGVTDFSLAMIDPWPAGYYGAQDHYDNSPLICRPLTFMRAAPSEHGYARPVEGLIVTFDLDSMTVVDIEDHGVVPLPPKAGNYSEQFMFDPDNRPAFTQFRDDVKPIEITQPDGPSFTVDGWQVSWQKWSMRVGFNPREGLTVHEVTYTDRGETRPILYRGSLSEMVVPYGDSSPTHWNKNVFDMGEVGMGFSANPLTLGCDCLGEIHYFDGTVNDSSGNAVTIPNAICMHEEDYGISWKHTDFRTEEVEVRRSRRLVISMICTVGNYEYGFFWYFYNDASIEVEVKLSGVLTTGSVPEGELPRWGKMVAPGIYGPNHQHFFNFRLDMSIDGAGNSVYEVDSVPEPDPTLNPHKNAWITQDTLVASEGEGARDWNWQTGRYWKVTNPSKINELGAPVAYKLTPKDVVPVMVQEGSYIYDRARFVQHNLWVTKYDAAEKFAAGDYMYQSAEIQGLPEFIADDAPLENTDVVLWYTVGAHHVVRPEDWPVMPCAYTGFHLKPVGFFDGNPALDLPPSQPAACHHHSAGLPVADRAMES, from the coding sequence ATGACCATGGACAGCACGGTACTGAGCACACCGGGTACCGGTGATTCAGTCCGCTATCCACTGGACCCGCTCTCCGGCAGCGAGATCGAGTCAGCGGCACGCATCATCACGGAGTCCGAATATGGCACTCCCACACTGAAATTCGTGATGATCCAGCTGGCAGAACCGGAGAAGACGCCGGAGCTGCGGTTCGATCCCGCACTGACGGTTCCTCGCCAGGCTTTCGTGTCGATGTACGACGGGGCAGCCAAGATGATCTACGAGGCGGTGGTCGACATCCACGCCGGAACCATCGATTCGTGGACGGCGATCCCGGGGCGCTTCCCGTCTTACCTGGTCGAGCACATGACCGGGGTGGAGGAGAAGGTTCGCGAGGACCCGCGCTGGCAGGAAGCCATGCGCAAGCGCGGGGTCACCGACTTCAGCCTGGCCATGATCGACCCCTGGCCCGCCGGCTATTACGGTGCCCAGGACCATTACGACAATTCACCGCTGATCTGCCGTCCGTTGACCTTCATGAGGGCCGCGCCGTCCGAGCACGGGTACGCCCGGCCCGTCGAGGGCCTGATCGTGACGTTCGATCTCGACTCGATGACCGTCGTCGACATCGAGGACCACGGGGTGGTGCCACTACCACCCAAGGCGGGCAACTACTCCGAGCAATTCATGTTCGACCCCGACAACCGCCCGGCGTTCACCCAGTTCCGTGACGACGTCAAGCCCATCGAGATCACCCAGCCCGACGGCCCGAGCTTCACCGTTGACGGCTGGCAGGTGAGCTGGCAGAAGTGGTCCATGCGGGTCGGATTCAACCCGCGTGAAGGCCTCACCGTGCACGAGGTGACCTACACCGACCGTGGCGAGACCCGGCCGATCCTGTACCGCGGCTCGCTGTCGGAAATGGTTGTTCCCTACGGGGATTCGTCGCCGACGCACTGGAACAAGAACGTCTTCGACATGGGCGAGGTCGGGATGGGCTTCTCGGCCAACCCGCTGACCCTGGGATGCGACTGCCTCGGCGAGATCCACTATTTCGACGGGACGGTCAACGATTCCAGCGGCAACGCCGTGACGATTCCGAATGCGATCTGCATGCACGAGGAGGACTACGGAATCTCGTGGAAGCACACCGACTTCCGTACCGAGGAGGTCGAGGTGCGGCGGTCCCGCCGGCTGGTGATCTCGATGATCTGCACCGTCGGCAACTACGAGTACGGCTTCTTCTGGTACTTCTACAACGACGCTTCCATCGAGGTCGAGGTGAAGCTGTCCGGCGTGCTCACCACCGGTTCGGTGCCCGAGGGAGAACTTCCCCGGTGGGGCAAGATGGTGGCTCCCGGCATCTACGGCCCCAATCACCAGCACTTCTTCAACTTCCGGTTGGACATGAGCATCGACGGAGCCGGAAACAGTGTCTACGAAGTGGATTCAGTGCCCGAGCCGGATCCCACGCTGAACCCGCACAAAAACGCCTGGATCACCCAGGACACGCTGGTGGCCTCGGAAGGTGAAGGAGCGCGGGACTGGAACTGGCAGACGGGTCGGTACTGGAAGGTCACCAACCCGTCGAAAATCAACGAACTGGGCGCGCCGGTGGCCTACAAGTTGACCCCCAAGGACGTCGTTCCGGTCATGGTGCAGGAAGGCTCCTACATCTACGACCGTGCCCGGTTCGTCCAGCACAACCTCTGGGTGACCAAGTACGACGCTGCGGAGAAATTCGCCGCGGGCGACTACATGTACCAGTCGGCCGAGATCCAGGGGTTGCCCGAGTTCATCGCCGATGACGCTCCGCTGGAGAACACCGACGTGGTGCTCTGGTACACCGTCGGTGCTCACCACGTGGTGCGGCCGGAGGACTGGCCGGTGATGCCATGCGCCTACACCGGCTTCCACCTCAAGCCCGTCGGCTTCTTCGACGGGAACCCCGCGTTGGACCTTCCGCCGTCACAGCCGGCGGCCTGCCATCACCACAGCGCCGGCCTGCCGGTGGCCGACCGCGCAATGGAGTCATAA
- a CDS encoding sensor domain-containing protein, producing the protein MARTRRIPCLVAAVVACCVAGCSTTVPGAPVAEGGNNRLYRDVTVNDLPQLLLKPADFDDILSTAHMAISDTSERAVALDPGQTVTGDASCLGAAFSAMANVYRGTGYITALGQRIADPGDSSGHIAFQFVALYPPGGGAERFRRESETTWRACAGKPISIKQSDSVTDTWTIGETTAENGVVSVVNLQEGGDGWACSRSLGARANIVADVAACGEDESAGSSATIVSEILDKIPN; encoded by the coding sequence GTGGCCCGCACGAGACGGATCCCATGCCTGGTGGCAGCAGTGGTCGCGTGCTGCGTGGCGGGTTGCAGCACAACCGTGCCGGGAGCGCCGGTGGCCGAGGGCGGCAACAACCGGCTCTACCGCGACGTCACCGTCAACGATCTACCGCAGCTCCTGCTCAAACCGGCGGACTTCGACGACATTCTCAGCACCGCCCACATGGCGATCAGCGATACCTCTGAACGCGCCGTGGCACTGGACCCGGGGCAGACGGTCACCGGGGATGCCAGCTGCCTGGGAGCCGCCTTCTCGGCCATGGCCAACGTGTACCGCGGTACCGGTTACATCACCGCGCTCGGCCAGCGGATCGCCGACCCGGGCGACAGCTCGGGCCACATTGCGTTCCAGTTCGTGGCGCTGTACCCGCCGGGCGGCGGAGCCGAGCGGTTCCGCCGGGAGTCCGAGACCACGTGGCGGGCCTGCGCAGGCAAGCCGATCAGCATCAAGCAGTCCGACAGCGTGACCGACACCTGGACCATCGGTGAGACGACAGCGGAGAACGGCGTGGTGTCTGTGGTCAATCTGCAGGAGGGCGGAGACGGCTGGGCATGCTCCCGTTCGCTCGGTGCGCGCGCAAACATCGTCGCCGACGTGGCCGCCTGCGGCGAGGACGAGAGCGCCGGTTCGAGTGCGACCATCGTCAGCGAGATTCTCGACAAGATCCCCAACTGA
- a CDS encoding APC family permease, with translation MTQAEAAPPADRDRLMTTELVPEQILPKVMSTFGLTAAYVFIICWVTGSSVMAGGGWTAIPMWVLGILTFLIPAGMAVVELGNLWPGQGGVYIWAYRTMGETWGFVGGYLSWVPVILNAASSPAVVLQFLLLAFHTELGLTTSIILQLVILWTVIGLALAKLAANQKIMNIVFVVYGILTLTIFISGLLFAVENGSATPFSWAEATIPNFAVAGFLYGTVLLYLLGVETPYNMGAEFLSVRRSGPRMILWGSTALVAIYLMTTLGTMMALPGDEIDPVTGIIGMLDVAGFPGLMEICAIVLAGIIIVALMTYQVAYSRLIFVSGLERHLPRIFTHLNPRTRNPVTAILIQGVLSSLILVGLYSQSSMANVTIYLQGGLSTVWLLSGFFFLIPVVVARKKYADRYTTEQFWRIPGGMVGVWLVVIVGSLGTVGGIYYSFVTPWIDVPQATWMTWVGSISLGMFALGLVVYIFGRRSAHKTSQEDSLAHLAVFDLSNKDSEGSDK, from the coding sequence ATGACACAAGCAGAGGCTGCGCCGCCAGCAGACCGTGATCGCCTCATGACCACCGAGCTCGTGCCCGAGCAGATCCTGCCCAAGGTGATGAGCACCTTCGGGCTGACCGCCGCGTACGTCTTCATCATCTGCTGGGTGACCGGCTCATCGGTGATGGCGGGCGGCGGGTGGACGGCTATCCCCATGTGGGTCCTGGGCATACTCACCTTCCTCATTCCGGCCGGCATGGCCGTCGTGGAACTGGGCAACCTGTGGCCCGGGCAGGGCGGTGTGTACATCTGGGCGTACCGGACCATGGGGGAGACCTGGGGGTTCGTCGGCGGCTACCTCTCGTGGGTGCCGGTGATCCTGAACGCGGCGTCGTCGCCGGCGGTGGTACTGCAATTCCTGCTGCTGGCGTTCCACACCGAACTCGGGTTGACGACGAGCATCATCTTGCAGCTGGTGATCCTGTGGACCGTCATCGGTTTGGCCTTGGCCAAACTCGCCGCCAACCAGAAGATCATGAACATCGTCTTCGTCGTGTACGGCATCCTGACGCTGACCATCTTCATCAGTGGCCTGCTGTTCGCGGTCGAAAACGGCTCGGCCACACCGTTCAGCTGGGCTGAAGCGACGATCCCCAACTTCGCCGTCGCCGGCTTCCTCTACGGCACCGTGCTGCTCTACCTGCTGGGTGTGGAGACGCCCTACAACATGGGCGCGGAGTTCCTGTCGGTGCGCCGGAGCGGGCCGCGGATGATCCTGTGGGGCTCAACGGCACTGGTCGCCATCTATCTCATGACCACCCTTGGCACCATGATGGCGCTTCCCGGTGACGAGATCGACCCGGTGACCGGCATCATCGGCATGCTCGATGTGGCCGGATTCCCGGGCCTGATGGAGATCTGCGCCATCGTGCTCGCGGGCATCATCATCGTGGCGCTGATGACCTACCAGGTGGCGTATTCGCGACTGATCTTCGTCTCCGGCCTGGAGCGCCACCTGCCCCGGATCTTCACCCACCTCAACCCGCGCACCCGTAACCCGGTGACTGCCATCCTGATTCAGGGTGTGTTGTCCTCGCTCATCCTGGTGGGGCTGTATTCGCAGAGCAGCATGGCCAACGTCACCATCTACCTGCAGGGCGGGCTGAGCACCGTGTGGCTGCTGTCCGGGTTCTTCTTCCTGATCCCGGTGGTGGTGGCACGGAAGAAGTACGCGGATCGGTATACGACGGAACAGTTCTGGCGTATCCCCGGTGGTATGGTGGGCGTCTGGCTCGTCGTCATCGTGGGCTCCCTCGGGACGGTCGGCGGCATCTACTACTCGTTCGTCACCCCATGGATCGACGTGCCGCAGGCCACCTGGATGACGTGGGTGGGCAGTATCAGCCTGGGCATGTTCGCCCTGGGCCTCGTCGTCTACATCTTCGGCCGGCGGTCGGCCCACAAAACCAGCCAGGAGGATTCGCTGGCCCATCTAGCAGTGTTCGACCTCTCCAACAAAGATTCGGAAGGATCAGATAAATGA
- a CDS encoding ABC transporter permease, protein METSAPTATPSRSPDIATAPGNTFLCLVRFALANIRRRPERFALSVLGIALAIACVVVVRTIAASFAITGADSVTDVLGESQLWVVPAAGVHYEQDAQALVAGGPVPAITIPDGWRGVRTISGVTEVNGAPVSLRGSDKIDSGQAVLSSELAQHLGLEAGAHVAVGGQDLTVATSGSGQSLWVSTALAQSVVGDNGWWTVYAPTGQEARRDLAKAFSAAVGLPATADPSVQPAADGSGLIYDTVGGSGPLSFEQKFSALFSGKVTSSTLGLISIVGLGLGFIIAVSSFLAAVQERKREFGIMASIGLADEVLYFFLVESAVVFVAAYVIGVLGAGAAVALVIPGIATVTAWLQASAMVAAFLPAMAIVGALVPVHRLLQQRPVALLEAR, encoded by the coding sequence GTGGAGACCTCTGCGCCCACAGCGACACCCTCACGATCGCCGGACATCGCCACTGCGCCCGGTAACACTTTCCTGTGTCTCGTGCGGTTCGCCCTGGCAAATATCCGTCGACGGCCCGAACGCTTCGCGCTGTCCGTGCTCGGCATCGCCCTGGCCATCGCCTGTGTGGTGGTGGTGCGGACCATCGCTGCGAGTTTTGCCATCACCGGGGCGGATTCGGTGACCGATGTCCTGGGCGAGTCCCAACTCTGGGTCGTTCCCGCCGCCGGTGTGCACTACGAGCAGGACGCTCAGGCCCTGGTGGCCGGCGGTCCGGTGCCGGCGATCACCATCCCCGACGGATGGCGGGGGGTACGCACCATCTCCGGGGTCACCGAGGTCAACGGTGCGCCGGTATCACTGCGTGGAAGCGACAAAATCGATTCGGGCCAAGCGGTCCTGAGTTCTGAACTGGCGCAGCACCTCGGACTCGAGGCAGGCGCACACGTGGCCGTGGGCGGCCAGGATCTGACCGTTGCCACCTCCGGAAGCGGTCAGTCGCTCTGGGTGTCGACCGCGCTGGCGCAATCGGTCGTCGGCGACAACGGGTGGTGGACCGTCTACGCACCGACGGGGCAGGAGGCGCGACGCGACCTGGCCAAGGCGTTCAGCGCCGCGGTGGGCCTGCCCGCCACCGCAGACCCCTCGGTGCAGCCCGCCGCAGACGGATCCGGGCTGATCTATGACACCGTGGGCGGCTCGGGTCCGTTGTCGTTCGAGCAGAAGTTCTCCGCACTGTTCTCCGGCAAGGTCACCAGTTCCACCCTCGGGTTGATCTCGATCGTCGGACTGGGCCTCGGGTTCATCATCGCCGTGTCGTCGTTTCTGGCCGCGGTCCAGGAGCGCAAGCGCGAATTCGGGATCATGGCCAGTATCGGTCTCGCCGACGAGGTGCTCTACTTCTTCCTCGTCGAATCGGCCGTGGTTTTCGTCGCGGCGTACGTCATCGGCGTACTCGGCGCCGGAGCCGCTGTGGCACTGGTGATTCCCGGTATCGCGACCGTGACCGCCTGGCTGCAGGCATCGGCCATGGTTGCGGCGTTCCTGCCCGCGATGGCGATCGTCGGTGCGCTCGTTCCCGTCCACCGCCTGCTGCAACAGCGGCCGGTTGCCCTTCTGGAGGCGCGCTGA
- the rpsB gene encoding 30S ribosomal protein S2 — MAVVTMKQLLDSGAHFGHQTRRWNPKMKRFIFTDRNGIYIIDLQQTLTYIDKAYEFVKETVAHGGTILFVGTKKQAQESIADESTRVGMPYVNQRWLGGMLTNFSTVHKRLQRMKELEAMEQTGGFEGRTKKEILMLTREKNKLERSLGGIRDMQKVPSAIWVVDTNKEHLAVAEARKLNIPVIAILDTNCDPDVVDYPIPGNDDAIRSAALLTKVVASAVAEGLKARSGGSSADGKPEAGVVEPLAEWEQELLASATTGAADAPAAAVAAEPTTDAS, encoded by the coding sequence ATGGCTGTTGTGACCATGAAGCAGCTGCTTGACAGCGGCGCGCACTTCGGGCATCAGACCCGTCGTTGGAATCCCAAGATGAAGCGGTTCATCTTCACCGACCGCAACGGCATCTACATCATCGACCTGCAGCAGACGCTGACCTATATCGACAAGGCGTACGAATTCGTCAAGGAGACGGTTGCCCACGGTGGCACCATCCTGTTTGTCGGTACCAAGAAGCAGGCGCAGGAATCCATCGCCGATGAGTCCACCCGCGTCGGCATGCCGTACGTGAACCAGCGCTGGCTGGGCGGCATGCTCACCAACTTCTCGACCGTCCACAAGCGTCTGCAGCGCATGAAGGAACTCGAGGCGATGGAGCAGACCGGCGGGTTCGAGGGTCGCACCAAGAAGGAAATCCTCATGCTGACGCGTGAGAAGAACAAGCTCGAGCGCAGCCTCGGCGGTATCCGCGACATGCAGAAGGTGCCTTCGGCCATCTGGGTCGTCGACACCAACAAGGAGCACCTCGCGGTTGCCGAGGCCCGCAAGCTGAACATCCCCGTGATCGCGATCCTGGACACCAACTGCGATCCCGATGTCGTCGACTACCCGATCCCGGGTAATGACGACGCCATCCGTTCGGCCGCACTGCTGACCAAGGTCGTCGCTTCCGCGGTTGCCGAAGGTCTCAAGGCCCGCTCCGGTGGCTCGAGCGCCGACGGCAAGCCCGAGGCCGGCGTCGTCGAGCCTCTGGCCGAGTGGGAGCAGGAGCTGTTGGCTTCCGCCACCACCGGTGCCGCGGATGCCCCCGCCGCTGCCGTCGCTGCTGAACCCACCACTGACGCTTCTTAA
- a CDS encoding ABC transporter ATP-binding protein, which yields MTALDESANSASTPASVNTEVAKKPVIEISDVWKLHKLGDEVVKALVAAELQVMPGEFVCLMGPSGSGKSTLLNIIGGLDRPTKGTVKLAGQDTGQLTESQFAALRHDTIGFIFQSYNLIPFLSAVENVELPLMFEPYDRKALRKRATELLELVGLHHRVNHQPTKMSGGEQQRTAVARSLISNPTLVLADEPTANLDHRTGETVVRMLRDLCSTLGVTVVASTHDPTVADEASRVVRMKDGQIIN from the coding sequence ATGACCGCACTGGACGAGTCAGCGAACTCCGCGAGCACCCCAGCGAGCGTCAACACCGAGGTCGCCAAGAAACCGGTGATCGAGATCAGCGACGTGTGGAAGTTGCACAAGCTGGGTGATGAAGTGGTCAAGGCCCTCGTCGCCGCCGAATTACAGGTGATGCCAGGCGAATTCGTCTGCCTCATGGGGCCCAGCGGCAGTGGGAAGTCAACGCTGCTGAACATCATCGGCGGCCTCGACCGGCCCACCAAAGGCACGGTGAAGCTGGCAGGGCAAGACACCGGGCAGCTCACCGAAAGCCAATTCGCCGCGCTGCGCCACGACACCATCGGGTTCATCTTCCAGAGCTACAACCTGATTCCGTTCCTGTCGGCGGTCGAGAATGTCGAGCTGCCACTGATGTTCGAGCCCTATGACCGCAAGGCGCTGCGTAAACGGGCCACCGAGTTGCTGGAACTGGTGGGGCTGCACCACCGGGTGAACCACCAGCCGACCAAGATGTCCGGGGGAGAACAGCAGCGCACCGCGGTCGCGCGGTCGCTGATCAGCAATCCGACGCTGGTGCTCGCCGACGAGCCCACGGCGAATCTGGACCACCGAACGGGGGAGACGGTGGTGCGCATGCTGCGTGACCTGTGCTCGACGCTGGGCGTCACCGTGGTCGCGAGCACCCACGATCCCACGGTGGCCGACGAAGCGAGCCGTGTTGTCCGGATGAAAGACGGACAAATCATCAACTGA
- the tsf gene encoding translation elongation factor Ts, which yields MANYTAADVKRLRELTGAGMLDSKNALVDSDGDFDKAVELLRIKGAKDVGKRAERATAEGLVAAKGGALIELNSETDFVAKNAEFQALADKVLESALESKAADVDALKAAKLGDSTVEQAIADLSAKIGEKLELRRAVYFDGTVETYLHKRAADLPPAVGVLVEYTGSDTSAAHAVALQIAALKAKYLTREDVPEDIVANERRIAEETAKSEGKPEQALPKIVEGRLTGYFKDVVLLDQPSVSDSKKSVKALLDDAGVTVTRFVRFEVGQA from the coding sequence ATGGCTAACTACACGGCCGCCGACGTCAAGCGCCTGCGGGAGCTGACCGGTGCCGGAATGCTGGACTCGAAGAACGCCCTCGTCGACTCCGACGGCGACTTCGACAAGGCAGTCGAACTGCTTCGCATCAAGGGCGCCAAGGACGTCGGCAAGCGCGCGGAGCGCGCTACCGCCGAGGGTCTGGTTGCGGCCAAGGGCGGCGCGCTGATCGAACTCAACTCCGAGACCGACTTCGTGGCCAAGAACGCCGAGTTCCAGGCACTGGCGGACAAGGTGCTCGAGTCGGCGCTGGAGTCCAAGGCCGCTGACGTCGACGCACTCAAGGCGGCCAAACTCGGTGACTCGACCGTCGAGCAGGCCATTGCCGACCTCTCGGCCAAGATCGGCGAGAAGCTCGAGCTGCGCCGGGCCGTCTACTTCGACGGCACCGTCGAGACCTACCTGCACAAGCGGGCCGCTGACCTGCCGCCGGCAGTCGGCGTGCTCGTCGAGTACACCGGTTCGGACACGTCCGCGGCGCACGCCGTGGCGCTGCAGATCGCCGCCCTGAAGGCCAAGTACCTCACCCGTGAGGACGTGCCGGAGGACATCGTGGCCAACGAGCGTCGCATCGCCGAGGAGACCGCCAAGTCCGAAGGCAAGCCCGAGCAGGCGCTGCCGAAGATCGTCGAGGGCCGGCTCACGGGTTACTTCAAGGACGTCGTGCTGCTCGACCAGCCGTCGGTGTCGGACAGCAAGAAGTCCGTCAAGGCGCTGCTCGACGACGCAGGTGTGACCGTGACACGGTTCGTCCGCTTCGAGGTTGGCCAGGCCTGA
- a CDS encoding ABC transporter permease, translating to MISKGLAYGYLSARRRVGEMILPIVTTATGAFLVVLVFGMSAGITAQSATLGHADEINRAVVLISVTVLLVGVVEVAVATTRTVAHRTRELGVLSANGIPRGPVVAALLVEPVVAAILGAALGAMLAVVAGIVMALAGMVATGMSYGGLALGVGIAIVVSILAAIATSIFPTWNAASRPPIRSLTAGG from the coding sequence ATGATCAGCAAAGGCCTGGCCTACGGCTACCTGTCAGCCCGGCGGCGGGTCGGGGAGATGATCCTGCCGATCGTCACCACGGCGACCGGGGCGTTCCTGGTCGTCCTGGTGTTCGGGATGTCCGCCGGTATCACCGCACAGTCGGCGACGTTGGGGCATGCCGACGAGATCAACCGCGCGGTCGTCCTGATCTCGGTCACCGTGCTGCTCGTCGGGGTGGTGGAAGTGGCCGTGGCGACCACCCGGACGGTTGCGCACCGCACCCGTGAGCTCGGTGTGCTGAGCGCCAACGGAATTCCCCGGGGCCCGGTGGTGGCGGCGCTGCTCGTCGAGCCGGTCGTGGCCGCAATTCTGGGCGCCGCCCTGGGAGCGATGCTCGCTGTGGTCGCCGGCATCGTGATGGCGCTGGCCGGCATGGTGGCCACCGGCATGAGCTACGGCGGGCTGGCCCTCGGAGTGGGGATCGCCATCGTGGTGAGCATCCTGGCTGCGATCGCCACCAGCATCTTTCCCACGTGGAACGCGGCCTCGCGTCCACCTATCCGATCTCTGACAGCAGGAGGTTAG